Proteins found in one Deinococcus sp. Leaf326 genomic segment:
- a CDS encoding GNAT family N-acetyltransferase has product MTLLVSPALTPELGALLARAMFPNPERVQQELTAYRSGAGGQVFAWEIGGVVVSAAGVHLEAGGPGAELRHIGTAPAHTGRGYGRALVYAAAKALAVRSIWAQTDDGAVGFYRRLGFVVSAVPSPWKVNRYLCRLTLPAAAP; this is encoded by the coding sequence ATGACCCTGCTCGTCTCCCCTGCCCTGACCCCCGAACTCGGGGCACTGCTCGCCCGCGCGATGTTTCCTAACCCCGAGCGAGTGCAGCAGGAGCTGACTGCCTACCGCAGCGGCGCGGGCGGGCAGGTCTTCGCCTGGGAGATCGGGGGCGTGGTGGTCAGCGCAGCGGGGGTCCACCTGGAAGCCGGCGGACCGGGCGCCGAACTCCGGCACATCGGTACGGCCCCGGCACATACCGGGCGGGGGTACGGCCGCGCGCTGGTGTACGCGGCCGCCAAAGCCCTGGCGGTCCGGAGCATCTGGGCACAGACGGATGACGGCGCAGTGGGCTTCTACCGCCGTTTGGGCTTCGTGGTCAGTGCGGTGCCCTCTCCGTGGAAGGTCAACCGGTATCTGTGTCGGCTGACCCTTCCGGCCGCAGCGCCCTGA